CCATAGGAACCTCTTTTCATGGGCCAGCCGGTGGGCCCAGTAGAGGCCGAAGTCGGCGACCAGTAGACCGAGTATTACCTGGGCGCAGAGCGGCCAATCGTTCGGCCACAGAAGGCTGCTGTCGGGCGCCGCAAGCTCGGCGAGCCCCAGGAGGCCCGCCGAAACGACGGCCATCTGCCCGCCGCCCTTGGTGAGAAGCGTGTGCCCGATGTCGAGGCTTAGCTGGCGGTCCGGGCGCCGCCAACTGGGCTCATAGGGCAAGAGACGCTCGAGGACGAGCAGAGCCAGCGCGAACCCGACATACAAGACGTTGAACCCGAGCCAGCCATAATCCTGCGTCACGATTCGATCGAGAGCCAGAACAGCCGCAACGAAGAGGAACGGCCAAAGAAGAAACCGAATTGCTTCTTTCATAAGGAGAATGACCCGGTTGATCGTCACGCATGGAGAGTGGCGGTGGCAGACGCTGCCCCTGGCGAGAACGCCGGGGATGAGGAGGACGGCCTCAGAACCAAGATCTTGGCGGCGTCGCCAAGGATGTCGCGCCGCTCCAAGACTTCCAGGCCCGCGTCCGCCAAATGAGGCTCCGTCTTGGCATCGAAACGCTGGTCAAAAAGGTAGAGCGACCATGGCTTTACCAGGGTCATGATCAAGCGGGGCAGCAATCGGCGCGACATGGCATAGTCGAGCAACCGGATGGAGCCGCATGGCTTGCAGATGCGAGCAAGCTCCGTCAAGGCACAGAGTTGCTGATCCTCGCGCAGTATTCCGAACAACAGCGTCGCCACGATGCCGTCAAAGCAGCGGTCCGGAAAGGCCGTTCTCATCACATCCATCTCGAGAAATTGTGCCGGCTTTCCGATCTTCTCGGACTCCAGACGAGCAAGCCTGAGCATTCGAGGACTCTTGTCGATCCCGACTACACGGCTGTCGGAGGGGTAAAAAGCTACGTTTCGGCCTGTACCCACTCCCGCGTCCAGGATGCGACCGGACAAGCCTTCAAAGAGCGAGGCCCTTTGACGTCGCCGCCAAGTCAACTCGTGTGGCGCATCCAGAAGATTGTAAAAGGGAGCAATTCTCTCGTAGGTCTTCTTTGTCACCGGTTTCAATACTCAAATTCTCAGGCAAGTATCAAAGGCAGGAATTATTTGATTGTCGATGAAAGACCGGCAGACCGTCAAGAGCCCACCTCGTCAGCTACACAGAGGCCGCGCCGACGGTACCGGACCCGGCTAGAGCAGTAAGTCCTCTCAGGTGATCAAGCCCGCGACTCTCAGGCCGTCGAGCAGGTTTTCCATATCGGCATGGTGCTGGAATGGTTCCTTTTTGGCGAAACGCTCCCATTCGATATCGGCTCCGACCGCGACAATCCGCCCGACCAGAGCCTCAGCCTCGCGCCTTTGACCCAATTTGCCGTAGCAGGCAGCCAGCCATATCGTGAGCCACAGGGGCGGCGTCGCCACCCGTTCGATAATGTCCGCCGCCTCTCGATAGCGCCCTGCCGTGTACA
This portion of the Kiloniellales bacterium genome encodes:
- a CDS encoding class I SAM-dependent methyltransferase, which encodes MTKKTYERIAPFYNLLDAPHELTWRRRQRASLFEGLSGRILDAGVGTGRNVAFYPSDSRVVGIDKSPRMLRLARLESEKIGKPAQFLEMDVMRTAFPDRCFDGIVATLLFGILREDQQLCALTELARICKPCGSIRLLDYAMSRRLLPRLIMTLVKPWSLYLFDQRFDAKTEPHLADAGLEVLERRDILGDAAKILVLRPSSSSPAFSPGAASATATLHA